In a single window of the Biomphalaria glabrata chromosome 5, xgBioGlab47.1, whole genome shotgun sequence genome:
- the LOC106073719 gene encoding histone H2A produces the protein MTGRGKGGKAKAKAKSRSSRAGLQFPVGRIHRLLRKGNYAERVGAGAPVYLAAVLEYLAAEVLELAGNAARDNKKTRIIPRHLQLAIRNDEELNKLLSGVTIAQGGVLPNIQAVLLPKKTSTSSGSGSAPSKGKKGSQTSQSQEF, from the coding sequence ATGACTGGAAGAGGAAAAGGCGGTAAAGCTAAAGCCAAGGCTAAGTCCCGTTCAAGCCGTGCCGGTCTTCAATTCCCTGTCGGAAGAATCCATCGTCTTCTTCGCAAGGGTAACTACGCAGAAAGAGTTGGTGCCGGTGCTCCTGTGTATCTTGCAGCAGTTTTGGAATACTTAGCTGCTGAAGTCTTGGAGTTGGCGGGAAATGCTGCCAGAGATAACAAGAAGACAAGAATTATTCCACGCCATCTGCAACTAGCCATCAGAAATGACGAAGAATTGAACAAGCTTCTCTCTGGAGTCACTATTGCTCAAGGTGGTGTTCTTCCTAACATCCAGGCTGTTCTGCTGCCCAAGAAGACCAGCACTTCATCAGGCTCTGGAAGCGCACCTTCCAAAGGCAAGAAGGGATCACAGACCTCACAGTCCCAGGAATTCTAA